Proteins encoded by one window of Ovis canadensis isolate MfBH-ARS-UI-01 breed Bighorn chromosome 14, ARS-UI_OviCan_v2, whole genome shotgun sequence:
- the SIGLEC11 gene encoding sialic acid-binding Ig-like lectin 11 — MERLLLLPLLCAGSLEKESLYQLQVQGPVIVQEGLCVSVPCNVSYPQLGRAESTRIYGAWFRKGDRLQEDVLVATDNSARGGKKKRNIPFHLLGDPRANNCSLGIAEARKRDSGNYYFQLTREAAEHNYKNHQLTVNVIDPPQKLTISISRGIGTELKHLGNGSSLPLLEGDSLRLACDTDSNPPATLSWSQGSRTLSPSHPSSPGVLYLPRVESGHEGELTCRAQHPRGSLWISVHLSVQTPPQLLGPSCSQEDEGLRCRCSSRAQPAPSLRWWLGEGLLAGELSNASFEVASSSNGPWANSSLSLREGLSSSLSLSCEALNVHGARSGSVLLLPGKPRLGGEFVLGAIGGAGAAGLLSLCSCLIFFRVKTCRKAAREKDEPGTPGPTSQGYQDESPPGSPLAYLPPAVATPSQGRIRSFITPPSVS, encoded by the exons AtggagaggctgctgctgctgcccctgctgTGCGCGG ggtccctggagaaggaatcacTATACCAGCTGCAAGTGCAGGGACCAGTGATAGTGCAGGAGGGTCTGTGCGTCTCCGTGCCCTGCAACGTCTCCTACCCCCAACTTGGCCGGGCCGAGTCCACACGCATTTACGGGGCATGGTTCCGGAAAGGGGATAGACTCCAGGAGGACGTCCTTGTGGCCACAGACAACTCAGCCCGGGgtggaaagaagaagagaaatatcCCATTCCacctccttggggaccccaggGCCAACAACTGCTCCCTGGGCATCGCAGAGGCCCGCAAGAGGGACAGTGGAAACTATTATTTTCAGCTGACACGAGAAGCTGCAGAACACAATTACAAGAATCACCAGCTCACTGTGAACGTGATCG ATCCTCCCCAGAAGCTGACCATCAGCATCTCCAGAGGAATTGGCACAG aGCTGAAACACCTGGGGAACGGCTCATCTCTTCCACTTCTGGAAGGAGACTCTCTGCGCCTGGCCTGCGACACCGACAGCAACCCCCCGGCCACACTGAGCTGGTCCCAGGGGAGCCGGACCCTGAGCCCCTCACATCCTTCAAGCCCTGGGGTCCTGTACCTGCCCCGAGTGGAGTCGGGCCACGAAGGCGAACTCACCTGCCGAGCTCAGCACCCTCGGGGCTCCCTGTGGATCTCTGTGCATCTCTCTGTGCAGA cacccccgcagctgctgggcccctccTGTTCCCAGGAGGATGAGGGTCTGCGCTGCCGCTGCTCCTCTCGAGCCCAGCCGGCCCCCTCCCTGCGCTGGTGGCTGGGCGAGGGGCTGCTGGCGGGGGAGCTCAGCAACGCCTCCTTCGAGGTCGCCTCCAGCTCCAACGGGCCCTGGGCCAACAGTTCCCTGAGCCTCCGCGAGGGGCTCAgctccagcctcagcctcagctGCGAGGCCCTGAACGTCCACGGGGCCCGGAGCGGGTCTGTCCTGCTGCTGCCAG ggaagcccaggcttggAGGGGAATTTGTTCTGGGGGCCATCGGGGGAGCTGGCGCCGCTGGCTTGCTCAGCCTCTGCTCCTGCCTCATCTTCTTCAG AGTGAAGACCTGCAGGAAGGCAGCCCGTGAGAAGGATGAACCCGGCACACCGGGTCCCACCTCCCAG GGTTACCAGGATGAGAGTCCTCCAGGCAGCCCCCTGGCCTACCTGCCCCCAGCCGTGGCCACCCCCTCTCAGGGGAGGATCAGGAGCTTCATTACGCCTCCCTCAGTTTCCTAG
- the ATF5 gene encoding cyclic AMP-dependent transcription factor ATF-5, which translates to MSLLATLGLELDRTLLPASGLGWLVDYGKLPLAPAPLGPYEVLGGALEGGLPGGGEPLAGDGFSDWMTERVDFTALLPLEPPLPSGALPPPSPPPPDLEAMASLLKKELEQMEDYFLDAPLLPPSSPPLPPPPPPPPPPAPACSLPLPLPLPTFDLPQPPSLDTLDLLAIYCHSEAGQGDSGLAPPPQPPQAPPPPRPAPYPSPAASRGDRKQKKRDQNKSAALRYRQRKRAEGEALEGECQGLEARNRELRERAESVEREIQYVKDLLIEVYKARSQRTRNS; encoded by the exons ATGTCACTCCTGGCGACCCTGGGGCTGGAGCTGGACAGGACCCTGCTCCCAGCTAGCGGGCTGGGCTGGCTCGTAGACTATGGGAAACtccccctggcccctgcccccctGGGCCCCTATGAGGTCCTTGGGGGAGCCCTGGAGGGCGGGCTTCCAGGGGGGGGAGAGCCCCTGGCAG GAGACGGCTTCTCTGACTGGATGACCGAACGGGTCGACTTTACAGCCCTGCTCCCTCTGGAGCCCCCCTTGCCCTCAGgtgccctccccccaccttccccacccccacctgaccTGGAAGCTATGGCCTCCCTGCTCAAGAAGGAGCTGGAGCAGATGGAAGACTACTTCCTCGATGCCCCTCTGCTTCCACCATCCTCCCCACCTCTGCCGCCACCaccgccgcctccgccgccgccggCACCGGcatgttccctccctctccccctccccctgcccacctttgacctcccccagcccccttccctggACACCCTCGACTTGCTGGCCATCTACTGCCACAGTGAGGCTGGGCAGGGGGACTCGGGATTGGCGCCCCCGCCCCAACCTCCGcaagccccgcccccgccccgccccgccccgtacCCAAGTCCTGCTGCCAGCCGAGGGGACCGCAAGCAGAAGAAGCGAGACCAGAACAAGTCCGCGGCTCTGAGGTACCGCCAGAGGAAGCGTGCAGAGGGCGAGGCCCTGGAGGGCgagtgccaggggctggaggcgcGGAACCGGGAGTTGAGGGAGAGGGCGGAGTCGGTGGAGCGGGAGATCCAGTACGTCAAGGATCTGCTCATCGAAGTGTACAAGGCTCGCAGCCAGAGGACCAGGAACAGCTAG